The Miscanthus floridulus cultivar M001 chromosome 7, ASM1932011v1, whole genome shotgun sequence genome includes a region encoding these proteins:
- the LOC136463529 gene encoding transmembrane 9 superfamily member 1-like, translated as MASAAGAASAAITLLVLLPFAAASDSDHKYQAEEPVTLWVNKVGPYNNPQETYNYYNLPFCHASENHVNKWGGLGEVLGGNELIDSQIDIKFRKNVDKATICSLDLDLVKAKQLSDAIENSYWFEFFIDDLPLWGFVGEADRNNDNKYFLFTHKNIVIRYNGNQIIHVNLTQESPKLIDVNKALDMTYSVNWEPTNITFAHRFDVYLDYPFFEHQIHWFSIFNSFMMVIFLTGLVSMILMRTLRNDYAKYARDDDDIETLERDVNEESGWKLVHGDVFRPPCNLVLLSALVGIGTQLAAQILLVILLAIIGMLYIGRGAIVTTFIVCYALTSFISGYVSGALYSRHGGKNWIKAMAMTASLFPFMCFGIGLVLNTIAIFYGSLAAIPFGTMVVVFILWAFISFPLALLGTVVGRNWSGAPNNPCRVKTIPRPIPEKKWYLTPSVIALMGGLLPFGSIFIEMYFVFTSFWNYKVYYVYGFMLLVFLILIIVTICVTIVGTYFLLNAENYHWQWTSFFSAASTAVYVYLYSIYYYHMKTKMSGFFQTSFYFGYTLMFCLGLGTLCGAVGYLGSTLFVRRIYRNIKCD; from the exons ATGGCCTCCGCCGCCGGCGCTGCGTCCGCTGCCATCACCCTCCTTGTCCTCCTACCCTTCGCcgccgcctccgactccgaccacAAG TACCAAGCAGAGGAGCCTGTGACGCTCTGGGTGAACAAGGTTGGTCCGTACAACAATCCCCAGGAGACATACAACTACTACAACCTCCCATTTTGCCATGCGTCAGAAAACCACGTGAATAAGTGGGGAGGACTTGGCGAGGTCCTTGGTGGGAATGAACTCATTGACAGCCAGATCGACATAAAGTTCAGAA AGAATGTTGATAAGGCCACAATTTGTTCGCTTGACCTGGATCTTGTCAAGGCTAAGCAATTGTCAGATGCGATTGAGAACTCATATTGGTTTGAATTTTTCATTG ATGATTTGCCTTTGTGGG GTTTTGTTGGAGAGGCAGACAGAAACAATGATAACAAATATTTCCTATTCACCCACAAGAATATCGTCATCAGATACAACGGCAATCAA ATTATCCATGTTAATCTTACTCAAGAAAGCCCAAAGCTTATTGATGTGAACAAGGCATTGGACATGACATATTCTGTCAATTGGGAACCAACAAACATTACATTTGCTCACCGCTTTGATGTGTATCTAGACTATCCTTTCTTTGAACACCAG ATTCACTGGTTCTCAATTTTCAATTCTTTCATGATGGTTATCTTTCTCACTGGACTAGTGTCAATGATACTGATGCGGACTCTAAGAAATGATTATGCAAAGTATGcccgtgatgatgatgatattgaAACTCTG GAACGAGATGTCAATGAAGAATCTGGATGGAAGCTTGTACATGGTGATGTTTTCCGGCCTCCTTGCAATCTAGTTCTTCTTTCAGCTCTTGTTGGTATTGGTACACAGTTGGCAGCACAGATTCTACTAGTGATTTTGTTGGCAATCATTGGAATGCTGTACATTGG GCGAGGAGCTATTGTCACAACATTCATTGTTTGCTATGCTCTTACTTCATTCATCTCTGGATATGTCAGTGGTGCACTATACTCACGGCATGGAG GGAAAAACTGGATCAAGGCGATGGCCATGACAGCATCACTTTTCCCATTTATGTGCTTTGGAATTGGCCTAGTGCTTAACACTATTGCTATTTTCTATGGATCATTAGCTGCCATACCATTTGGTACGATGGTGGTTGTTTTCATCCTGTGGGCCTTCATCTCTTTCCCTCTTGCCCTTCTGGGAACTGTTGTTGGTAGAAACTGGAGTGGCGCCCCAAACAATCCCTGTAGGGTAAAGACTATTCCTCGACCTATTCCTGAGAAGAAATGGTACCTCACACCATCTGTCATTGCACTTATGGGAGGACTGCTTCCTTTTGGTAGTATCTTTATTGAGATGTACTTTGTCTTCACATCCTTCTGGAACTATAAG GTCTACTATGTTTACGGGTTCATGTTGCTGGTCTTTCTAATCCTCATAATTGTCACCATATGTGTAACAATTGTCGGAACATATTTCTTGCTAAATGCGGAGAACTACCACTGGCAATGGACTTCATTCTTCTCTGCTGCTTCCACTGCTGTGTATGTTTACCTCTACTCCATATATTATTACCACATGAAGACCAAGATGTCAGGATTCTTCCAGACAAGCTTCTACTTCGGCTACACTCTAATGTTCTGCCTAGGTTTAGGAACACTATGCG GTGCCGTCGGATATCTTGGATCTACATTGTTTGTGAGGAGGATCTACAGGAACATAAAGTGTGACTAA